In the genome of Raphanus sativus cultivar WK10039 chromosome 4, ASM80110v3, whole genome shotgun sequence, one region contains:
- the LOC108853621 gene encoding uncharacterized protein LOC108853621, with protein MYMSSLSPRLHKSYKARCASLPVRSHPSVRRIQEVVSKVRALGSSSLESRTMVRDGLSGLTELYRCLSEDLFKSSSETQQTLLNSGLMDEFLEVSLKYLEVCGGAKDGASRIKKSVVELQSALRRSKKGGEFSLENDMDAYLASRKEIKKDIKKYMVMSKETDACLESSVCRGGDDQEMSSLVRVMQETSVITCFVLRTVLSFLSSPKGLRSKSHHQHKGWGIVMKLVKKGIDHHNQEKRDHEKGFSCLELEAMETEIGKLVTKEDQEEEKEISEEINERIQCSLVRSKEVEATMEELEEGLQGLFKVMIQARVSLLNILST; from the coding sequence ATGTACATGTCTTCATTGTCTCCAAGACTCCACAAATCATACAAAGCTAGATGTGCTAGCTTACCGGTTCGGTCTCATCCGAGTGTTAGGAGGATTCAAGAAGTGGTCTCCAAGGTCAGAGCTCTGGGGTCGTCTTCGCTAGAGTCGAGGACCATGGTCCGTGACGGTCTATCTGGTCTCACCGAACTTTATAGATGTTTAAGTGAAGATCTTTTCAAGTCTTCTTCTGAAACTCAACAAACTCTTCTAAACAGTGGCTTGATGGATGAGTTTCTTGAAGTGTCGCTGAAGTACTTAGAGGTTTGCGGAGGAGCTAAGGACGGTGCGTCGAGGATCAAAAAGAGTGTTGTTGAGCTTCAGTCTGCTTTGAGAAGGAGCAAGAAGGGTGGTGAGTTTAGCCTCGAGAATGACATGGATGCTTACTTGGCGTCACGTAAAGAGATCAAGAAGGATATCAAGAAGTATATGGTAATGTCGAAAGAGACAGACGCGTGTTTGGAGAGTAGTGTTTGCCGTGGTGGTGATGATCAAGAGATGAGTTCTTTGGTGAGAGTGATGCAAGAAACAAGCGTGATCACTTGTTTCGTCTTGCGCACGGTTTTGTCGTTCTTGTCGTCGCCAAAAGGGTTAAGGAGTAAGAGTCATCATCAACACAAAGGTTGGGGCATTGTTATGAAGCTTGTGAAGAAAGGGATAGATCATCACAATCAGGAGAAGAGAGATCATGAGAAAGGCTTCTCCTGTCTGGAGCTTGAAGCTATGGAAACTGAAATCGGGAAGCTTGTTACAAAGGAAGAtcaagaagaggagaaagagattaGTGAGGAAATAAATGAAAGGATTCAGTGTTCATTGGTTAGATCCAAAGAAGTAGAGGCAACCATGGAAGAGCTTGAAGAGGGACTCCAAGGATTGTTCAAGGTGATGATACAAGCTAGAGTCTCTCTTCTGAACATCCTATCCACATAA